The nucleotide sequence TACTGAATTATTCTATATTTTCCTAATTTTATGGACCCTAAAGCGATTTTGTAATTCCGGAATTTGGGACTCTATTCAGTCGGTCACACTCTAAGTTTAAATTTCtgtttaatttaaaagaaCATTTCCCAGGGAAagtattatatatttttcttcacTAGTTATATCCCTGTAACTTTAATGTAACCGTTTGATTTTGGGAGTTGCCAGACTTCCAGAAAAAGGGGACTCCTTGCGGTGACCTCCCATTTCCCCTGCGTGTTGAGTTTCCACCGCTCCACCATGTTGGATTTCCCACTCCGCCATCGTGTTGGGTTTCCATTTCGGAGCGACGAAGGGGCTGATTTGGATCCAATCGAAGTTGTCGAACGATTGGCAGCACATCTGAACTTTATGAGAGCCTGGTAGAAGTTCATCGAGTCGATGGCTTCGAAATGGTTCTGAATATATCGATTTTATTGGAGATTGCCCGCTGGGCTGAGGGACATTGTTCTGATTGCAGGTCCATGGAATCTGCACTTTAGAAAGTAcactgttttatttttatggcaatgtaaatgtttatattttcatttggGATTGACCCTTTGAAAAGGGGGTTCACCTATTATCTTTAGCTttgattttatcaaaaaatattttaatttttttttttcacaaATTAACGCTATCACAGCCGTCTTttcgtaaaaaaaaaataatgtaccCCCATGCCCCATATTGGTCGACAATGCTGTTTTGATGGTCATTATAGAGGTGcgctaaaataaatattgacaatatttaatttttatatccgttactcgtatTAGGCCattatttcataaaattttttaaattcggAAAAGCATAAGACCCCTCCCTTAAAAATAGAATGCTTACCCAATTAATTTAGAGGGTATACATTTTTTGCTTTAATTGTAAAAccatttttcaatttattcattctttattgtttttttttaatttaagcatcataaatatttaatcataaaattgttttgtgtTGAAACATTCTATTAAAAGGAGATTCACAATAATAATTAGAGGGGgtgtaatatttatttgtactGTTACTAAAAACGTTTAACAATTATACTCCTCTAAAAGGCTCCGGCGGTGTTTCTTTGTGTAAATTGGTGGCAATTAATCTGGATCAATGGAATTATGCAAAGCTTGGAACATTTTTGAATGCGAACTTAActgaaattataaaatttttgaGTTAAAAAAACATTGTTTATGGTCTAGAGTTAGTGAACACATACCTTAGTTGATTTTATTTGCTTAAGGCATCCTTGATTTTATCGAATCCTGACTGGATGTTGTCGGTTACTTTGTTTGTGTACTTAGTAACATCGTCCTCCTTCTCGTAGTAGTAAATAAAGTAGACGGCCAATCCGACCACAATGATGACCACCAAAAATGTACTGATCActgaaataagcacactaagCGCGCAGTTGAAGCAGCTGAAAAGATAAGAGtacatttattaaattttagttgttattttataaaataaaactacttttaagaaattgtttattttCCCAGAAACGCGATAAAGTCATTGTCTATATGTTATACATACATCCCTCACATTCTTTAAAGAATTTTCAAATGAGATCACCATCAGTTTATATGTATTCATGAATCATTAGTACTTTAAATGTTCATGTGTTTTACACATTTATCAAAATGGAAAATAGGCtacaattatattttaattagttcttaAATGGTCATCGTCAGTATAATGGCTCTCATTAGCCCTAAAAGCTGAAAAACGAAGTCTTCTTCTGGCAGCACATATAAATGATGCAATACTTCCGAATTAATTACGCATGAAAAGTTGTCTAATAAAAATGCACCCCAAATAACATTTGTAGATTACATTTTCACCCCCATCAGGAAGTTAGCTACCACTTTTTGAGGGCCAAGAGCTGGCATTCCAACGGAAATGCGAAACCGGCGACGAGCTGCCGGTTGTTGGCTAAAACCAATGGGGCGGGGTCATGGCGATTCCTGGGGGTAGATATATGTGTTTAAGGAATAATTCCGTCGCGCCTCGATGGAGCCAGGACTTTCTGGAGCCAGATGGTATATAGGCAAAAACTAATGCGACGCACTGCGAAATGCTCGACATGACCACATTGTCTGTTTGTATCTTTTAGATACGCAAATACGCGGGCTTTCAATTGTGGCCACTGTGCGCGTATATGAACAAGCATATAAGTGTATATGGGTATGTATAGATATgtggcttagggaagcgtgaGCTGGAATAATAATAAGTAGTCTTCTGTGGATACGATACCATGTTGCATGTCATGTACGTATTTTTTTCACGACAACTATGCGTATGATTCCATGGACAATTAAGTAATTCATTCTGCCAGCTGTATGTATGCGATGATTCGCCATCGAAAGTGGAAACACTTTTCAGGTAGAACGGATCTGAGTACCTATAGATTCTCATGCGGTTAGTTTGTTTACCTGCTCTCATTGCTTTTATTTGTGATATGGAAACCTGTATGTATAAGAGTCGCAAGTGAGAATTTGCACCGGGGATTCCAGTTTTCTCTGAATTCTGCTTCCGCTTTAAAATTGCATTGTTCTCTTGCagtattataaataaatacagcTCCCCTGGGAGCACTATTTCTTTATACAGATCTTTTAGGAgtcattaaaatatgtatgtaaataggAGGGAACTTTAGCTATCAGGTGGTTGCACACTTTCTTATCTTATTTGCGGTCTTACTCATGGTTCccgatttatttataattcttgAGCCATTTCTACAGTCTTCTTAATGGTGTTTTACTTATAGATGGTTGTTTACACTCGGAAATCTCTCTTATCTTAAACTTACAAGATGCTAGACTTTTGTAATGCTAATCTATTTAAGGCAACTTACCAGCAGGCTACGTTTCCGGCTAGGCACTTGCACATGTTGCTCTTCTTTTTTGTTGGAAAGATGTCTGATCAAAATAAACAACTTCGAGTATCGTCtgcaattaaatatataatgagAATTCTACACCACCCTCGGGGAAGCCATTCAACTCACAGTCAACCGCTTTTGCCGACAAAATTTGTTTAACTAAACCGAAAGAGAATGAGTTTATTTAGCGTCCCAGTTCGGCTCGAAGTCTTCTCTGCCATACAAGTTCGACGTCGCACTGTGGTGAAACTTCGTGAAATTGTtgataaataatattttgaaatgtCTTCTTTTCAATTTTTTGATGTTTAtatctatatttttttataattatgtattattaaaatttcGTAATATTTTATAACGTTGATAACCTTGCAACCATAAATGGTTTATAGCcttggaaaaaaattttattaagcttacttcataaatttaaaacatgcTGACTTAACTTTATATCCTATTCCATTTAATGACCTTTATAAAGTTGAAACTGGTTTAGTGTCGCATTTCTAACTTATAACTCCAATACCAACTTTGGTTGTGACTTCGCTCAAATGTTCAAGGCAGTAGAAGAGAATTCTTAAGTTGAGGGAGAGAGTTCTTAAGTTTgtgttttctttgtttttctGGGGTTCGCAAAGAAGTACTTAATATGAAAAGCGTGAATGCTGTACGCACTCCTCTCGTCTTAACTTCTGAGCTCTTATACAAACATATAACAGTCGGGGTGAGAAGTTGAAGGGAGCGTGAAGAATATAAACCCATTAAAACTAACCCTAGATGTTTGTTTGTAATCTTTAAGGGGGACTTCTTTATAGCAAACAGaagaaaaaaattgaatatttaTCATTAAAAACATCTGTAAGAACATCATATCAATTCTGAcctttttaacattttaaaaaatacaaaataaatagtATTATAACCATTTCCCCATCGGTAAAACTTCATCAAACCATTTAAATTAGTTGGTGTAAGGCCAGAACTCACGCTagattttattttgcagataAACACGGAAAATGTATTGTGAATGTTAATTAGTTGCTATTAAATCTGATTATTATTtctgaaaaacaaaaatattttgtatatttttgcAACTTGTAAACCATTTGCCCGTAATAAAACGTCTATTTTGGgattaatttgatttatttgcaTAAGCTTATATTTAAAGTATTTACAAAAACTTGCTTCTGGTTTATTAGATTATATTTGCAAGTGTTTTCAATATGGCAGGCATCTGTTTATCCGACTGCATAATATACATTAGCTTATGTACATACACATTTGCACAAGTTTCTGTTAGGAAAGCACTTGGTAATGACTTGTGGGTTATAACTAcaaatgtatgtatgtacaaaGATCCATTAAACATTATCCATATAAATATTCTTAACAATTTTGGTCATACATAGTCGAGTATATATTATGCATATAGGATAGAGTTGAATACGTTGGCGGGGCATGGTCACCGAATAGATCGTGTGCCAGTGCCTCGAAGATTAGAGAAGTAATCTCTCTCGACCGAACCACACTATAAGGTATAAcgttaaatataaaactttgAACTACATCTGTCGGCTTATGAGTAAAATGAAAGCGGCTAACCGATCCGGATCCTAACGTACAAGTATTTTCGGTGCACGGAAACGAGTTGAAAATTTCTCAACATCCCGTAGACTACGAATATGGGGGATAACATATGCTGGCTTTTGGTGTATATTATACAGTATTGCAGATAGTGTTGGTTCGATGATTCGCAGGTAGGGAGCCTTTGAGGCTATCACATATGATTGTTCCTTTTGTAGGGTTTGGAATGGATCGGATCGTCCTACGAGTACTGCGGCGACTCGCCCCCCGAGTTGATCTTCTTCACCCGGCTGACATCGTCGTAGGCGATGGAGAAGACGCTCTTCTTCTCGGCAATGGGATTCCTACGTCCCAGGCTGTTGAGCAGTGAGTTCATGGCTATTCCGGAGTCGTGATCATCCTCCAGGGTCGAGGCATTCAGCTGTTTCTGGGTGGGATTGCCCGCTCCCCGTTGCTCTACGTAGATCTTTGAGTTGGACACCTTGACTTCGTTCTCCCGAATGGGTGATGGCTTGGGCTTGGGCCTCGGTTCCTTACTGGACTTACTGGATTCCTTACTAATGGCAGCTGCATGTGGCGGCGTCTCGGGATACATGTAGTGGGGCAGCTTGGTGGGTGCGGCAGGCACCTCCAGGGCGTTCTCTCTTTCGAAGCGGTGCTCCGAGTGCTGGAGCAGTGGGTGATTCGTGTCAGTCTCGATTTTTGGTTTGTGCTGCTTGTTCAGAGCTCGGTCCTCCTTCAGCATTCGACTGCCCTTCGGTGGAGATTTCCTGGGTGCTGGCTCCGGTTTGTAACGCCCACCAGGATCCTCGTCGTCCTCCACGTCCTTGGGATGAACTGTGATTCTGGTCTTCGAGACCCGCTTTTCCGCAGCACCCACCTTTTTTTTGCTCGATGGCTGCGACTTGGACGACTCTGTGGAGGTGCGTCCACTGACGGAGGACTTTTTCTTGTTGTAGTACCACTCCATGTACTTGGGCACATTTCTTTCCTCCGGCTCCAGACCCGCCAACTCTGTTTCGCTTTGATAACTCCGATCGGTTAGGGATCTTTTGGATCCAACTATTTCCGTGGAGGTGGACATGAGCTTCCTGCCATTCTCCGTGACCGTGGACTCGTACTTGGAGATGGACACCCGGTTGTGTGGAGGCTCCGAGGAGGTTTGCTTTCGCGAGGAGTTTCTTTTGGAACTATCACGTCTGGATAGACGCGGCATGGCTTCTGGGTGGGAGTCCGTGGGAGAGGGTTTCCTAGGAGCTCTTTTGTGTCCCGCTAGCTCCTCTGGCTCCGCATAGATCTTCTCCTCCCTGCGATACCTATCGTTCTCCTGCTGCCGACTGGGGTAATTGGTTCTGATCACGATCTCATCCCCATCCGAATCGATTGAGTACTCCGTGTCGTCTTCGTCGAAGTCAGCATCTGAGTGCTTGTAGTACTTCTCCACTTGGATCTTGCGGATGCTGTGCGATCCCGGACTGGCCAGTTCATCCATGGAATCTGTTATTTCCATGACCAGCTCGCGATCTGATCTGTGGCGATTGCTTGCTGTTTGGGTCTCCCCGTTTCGGGATTGATCCTTGCGGCTTTCGTCGCTCAACTGCTTGCGCAGGATACTCGTTTTGGTCTCCCTTAGGGGTTTCTTGGGCGGCACTCGCTTCTTCCTTTCTTGaacttcctcctcctccttgaTGGGCGTACGAATCTTGCGTTTGACCTCCTCCACCATTACGATTCTCTTGCGAGGTTGCCTAGGCCGTTTCTTCGTCCTCCTCCGCTTGATCCAGTAGACGCCCTCGGGACTATTTGGTGGATTAAACCGAACGTACTCATATCCATCCTCCGACATGGACTCGTCGTTCTCGCTGCGGGCTCTCCGTCGGGAGGGTTTCGCCTGGGTGATCTCTGGATCCAAGGCGGCATCTGGTCCCTCTGTCTGAGTGCCAGCATCGCAATCCGTCTGGGTTCCTATGGCCATCGACTGGCCGGGAAGACTCTGTGTTTCCAAAGCCACCTCGTGCTGGGTGTACGCATTCTCCAGCTTCTCTTTCTCCAGAAGAATCTGCCGCAGCAGGGCATTCTGCTGCTTGAGTGAGTTCTCCAGCTCGTGGGTGAGTGACTGATTGGATACCGCCGGCTGCAACTGCTGCTCCAAGGGGACGCCTTCGCCCGCCTCCACTGGCTGCGTGTGAATTACCTTAACCTCCGGTTCCAGTTGGGAGTAAACTATGCTATTTGGTCCCGATTTTCCCAATGGAAAAGTGTCTCCCTTCAATGTCGATCCCTGCTGGACTTCATTGGGCATGGATTGAATGTATGTGGCGCCTGGGACAATCTGGTAGTGCTCTCTTATGATCTGCTTGCCATCAGGCTGCTCTTCAATGAACCTGCGCATCAGGATCTCTTTGCCCGAGTTGTCCACCATCAGGAGCTGTGGATGGGAGAGATTACCCGCTGGTTTCACTGGGACATTCACGTAGATATTGTCATCGTCTAGATTCAAGCCATCCCTCGTCTTATCCCGGGTCATAAGCTGAAGGATCTCCACATTGCCGTCCTTGATGAACAGCTCCCGTTTGCTTTTTAGACTATTGTGGGCCGTGTTGAAGTCGATGTCACTGCCTCGGTCAATCTCGTGCCTTCGCATGGAATCATCGTCTATGTGCCGCACTTCCGAGTCGTACTGCTTCCTGCGGGCGTACTCCTGCCGGTTCACCCGCGTCCTGGTTATGTGCTCCCTGTCCTCTGCCAGATCCCGGTTCTCAATCACATCCTCCATGTATACGTCGCGGTCGTTGATCAGATTAGTCCTAGAGTTATGAAAATTAAGATGAAGATCGTCTTTGGCTGTGCGGTTATTTCTGGAAGTTTAGAAATGGAAGTTTTACTAATGTTTGGTTTTACACTTCAGGTTATAGCCATACTTAATGCGAACTCTTCGCTGCTGCTCCTCGGCGGATTGGATGTGACGTCCATCGCCGATGTCCTGGGCCCTTCCTACGTCTTCGTCAAGCTGCTCACGTCCATCGTGGAACTCCCAGCGGGTGGGCTTCGTTCGGGTATCTGGAGGTTTCTCCGCCGACCAGGCATCGCGTCTTCCCATCCACTCTGCGACCTGCAAGGTGGTCAGGGATTcagttttagtttttaatgatttttgcTAACCCTAAAAAGCACTGTATTTCTAAGGTTATTAAAAATGCATATGAAGCAAAGAATCAAGAGAACTTTTCACTAAGCAGTTGTTtcttgaaaatttttttttaaaacaaaaataatcaTTAATTTAGAAATTAAGTAGTTGtatcaaaacttttttaattgaaCATAGATCATAGTACATAGAACATAGATTATAACTGCTTTTTGAAATGAGTTCTTAGGTTAGATTAAACGTGTTTGATAGACTTCCATCCATTGTTTTTTTGTGCAAAGTGAAAAAATTTCGTAGTCGATAAGGAAatcaaaaatgaaaaacttaaaattgaTAGCTTTTGCAATTTGGAATTTGGTAAGTGCGTTTGCATTACGTTTACGACTACAATTGAATTCGAAAAAGTTCAAAATCTACCTGAACagattttgtttgttttccatTTGCCATTTCCCTATGCACTAGATGCACATCGTCTTCAGTTCTACTGATATTAACTATTCTTTTGCTAcaagagaaaaataaaagattATACATAGATAGAATGGTTGTGATGTGTTGTTGATTATATGTAAATTATCccataaatgttaaaaatacTTGTACACCATTTGATCTTAGGCAATCGGGTTTGGATTTGGACTGAGTGCATACATAGTCGTTGGTTAGTTTAGGTCCCATTTGACTCAGTTAATCAACTCAAGCCGGCATTTACAGTTTACAAAATGCAACTGCGTGTTTACAACTTCAAAAATTTATTGGACATCGTAAATATTTGACCACTTTGCATATGGGTAGGCAATGTATGTCGGTTGAACTTTTGCAGTTCGGCTCACCCATGACCAATTTAGCATTCGAAAGTCAgcttttaataaatattattgcaACCATTAAACTGTAAGGCTTTTTAAATGTGCATTCGTAACGAGCTTTTATGCACTCCAAATGTGTAGTATTTACAATTACACAATTTCCATCTTAGCTTTAATCGCTGCGACTAAGCGACAGAGTCAACAGAGGCCAGTCATAAAGTTTTGATAGGTCGGAATAATATTAACATGCTTGATTTAAAAATCTGTAAATTTATGTACACTCGACCAACATAAACTAAGTGAATGCCACTCCGATTTTTCCAAAgattaaacatttttcaagGAATTTTGTTATAACCATGTAGTTCACCCAtctaatttataaattttgttCTTCTACTTACGTTGCAGCCCCGTAAAGTGGACACCAGGAGCAGATGCAGCATAGCAGCAGGATGAGGATGGTCAGGGCTACCAGGGTGGCCAGCAGGATGAGCAGCCAGAAGAGCACCTTGTTCTCAGCCTTGTACTGGGTCTGCAAGGGAGTTAGGGTCTATTAAAGGCAATGAAGCATCGCGATCCCCGATCACCCAGGATTCACTTACGTCTGTGGGCGAGGAGTCCGTCGGCATGATGGCATAGGAGTTGTTGTGCTGGGACAATCGCTGCTGGATCTCCGATATGTCCACCACCGAGGAGCTGTCATAAATCACGGTGGCCGTCACCACACTGCGCTCCTTGATGCCCGGATTCCCAGCTGCTATGTCCTTGGCACCTGGCTCATCGGGTCTCAGTGGCCGAATATTGTGGATGTACACCTTGCCACCGGAGAGGGCGGAAAGCGTCTCCTCGGTCTTGGCCTTGTCCGGATTGTGTCCCGGCACCACAAACTTCACCGTGCGTTTGCGGCTCTCTGGAGGATAAATTCGGATAGTGGTGGTGGAGAAGCGCACTGGAACACCCAGATCGTAGGCTCTGGCTGTCAGGATGAATATGTCCGTATCCTCATCGTCTGAACCCGTCTGTCGACGCCTTCTCGTCTTGGCATTCTTCTTGGCTCGCAGGTTGATCTTCTCCCTGACCGTCAGCTCACCGGTCACCTTGTCCAAGACAAACTGATTGTCGTAGTTGCCATTGATGATCTCGTAGCGCACCTCGTTATTCGGAGCAGTGGCGTCTTTATCCTCCGCATGGATCACTGCGCTGGTGGTGAAGCCCATCAGGTCGTGTGTGAGTATAAACTCGTAAAGATCCTTATCGAAAATGGGCGTTTCGTCGTTGACATCGATTAACTTGAGTATTAATGGCACCTGAGCCCGATTCCCCTCGCCATCCATGTCCCTGGCCTCCACGTACAGATGGTATTCGGGCATGACTTCTCGATCGAAGCCGTGTTTGTTGGTGGACACCGTGATCAGCCCCGTCTCCGCATCCAGATTCAGGGAGGTGTTCAGATAGCCCAGAATGGCTGTGTATCGCACCTTGCCACCCAAACCGGAATCCGGATCGGTGGCCAGGACTTGGACCACCTTAGTGCCCGCCGTCATGTTCTCTGGCAGTTCTACCGTATAGGCGGGCTGCTCGAAAACCGGAGCATTATCGTTCACATCGTTGATATACACCGTAACGTTGACCAGCGCCGAGAGATTTGTGGCTGGTCCTAGTTCTTGGGCCAGCACCTGGAACTGCACCGAGTGCCGCTGCTCGTAGTCCAGCATGGAGTTGTCCCGCACCCGGATCAGGAATCCCGCACTCCGTTCCGCCACATTTGGGCTAATCTCGAACGTGCCGTTGTTGTTGAGCAGCGTCAGCGAGAAGACGCCGTTCTTGCCCGTATCATCGTCGTAGACCCGCGGCACGTAGGGATCAACGAACGTCAGTGCGGTGCCTTGGGGGGCGTTCTCGTCCACCCTCGAGACGTAGCTGCGGGAGGGGGAGGAGCGGAGGAAAGTCGTGAGCCAGAGATTAGCATGGGGAAAGAACTTCGTGAACGCCTGTACACTGTTGTAAAGGCGTGCGACAAGCTACCTCTACAGTCGTCAAAAAAATTGGTCAATCTGTCTGATTTTTTGGGGAACTTAATGGCAAACTTTCTACGCAGAAAGCTAGGACTATGACTGATTAAAGATTTTCCTTCCAAATTATATAATCTTAGGGGTTTCTAGCGGCTTgaggttttttttgggaactTAATGGCAAAAAATAAGCATATTCTAATATGTCTTATTGAAGACAttccttttaaaatatttaatattagcGTTATAGGGATAGATTTTTAAGATTTACTAGAATATTGATTcctaatattaaaattttttaaaataatttggaCCATATTATTTTGGTAAGGCACCTCGCTATAACTTTCTTCTTGTTTAAACTTatcaaatataaaacaaatccGTCTTATATTACATTCGCTTTTCCTGATAATAACTATCAAAAAGGTTCATTAAAAATCTAATCTTTAAGTCGAAAAGTTCGTAAACCATTTTATGATCTATGGCCCCTCTTCAGTTTGAAGACTATTCTTCATTCAAGATCGCTTTTTTTGCGACTGCAGCTGGACTTGCAGTTGGCAGTTTCCAGTTTGTCGGGAATTCGGCTGGGACGGACTCGAGTTCAAAGTTAGTGCGCATAAATGGATGCTGCAGTCGCTGATTTCAGCAGAAGAGTTTATAGTCCTCGTCTTCGACTTGGTCGTCTTCTAAGTCGTCGCCTTGTCGCCGTCATCGTGGTTGCCTATGCCAAGAATTTTAGGACTTTATGCTAATGGACGCGGCTAAAATTTGTTGTTTGTGTTGGTCGCAGCTCTGTGGTgtcttttttgttttgggtTTTGTTTTTTGGATAAGCAACATCACTCCTACTTCTCCAAATTGCACTTGGAGGGAACAGGGACCAGGGAACAGGGATCTATAGTGGTTAAGCAGGTTTGCCCTTCAGTCCCCACTTCCCCAAAGTCTGTTTTTTGTTGCGATGGGAACCTGCTGGTACTTACTGATCGTTCTCGAAGTACGGCGGCGAATTGGTGCGATCGGGCAGAAAGAACGCCAATTGGACCGTGGAGGCCAGTGCGGGCGGCTCGTCACGACCCACCTTAACCTCTTCCGCAATTACGGTGAGCAGCACCGGATCACCCACATGCGTGATGAAGGCAATGTCCTCGAGGGGTCGCATCAGGAAGATCTCACCTGCAATCCAAATAAAGCGAACGTTGATTAATTCAAGACGCCGTTTACGGGTTGTAGAGGTTAATAAGAATGCAATTTCTAACACATTTCAATTACTATATAATGATTATATAGAATACCACTATAATCAGAGAACAGTTAATCTGCATTTTTGGGAATCCAAAGTTAAATAAATCTACGTATCACACAAAAACTGCCTAAGTTAAGGGGACATATTACTATTATTACCtatagaaattaaaaaaatctattataGAGTAAAAGGTGATATTTTAAGGACTAGCAAATGATACTTTTTTTCCATAATATACCTAAACTTTGTTATCCATTTTATACGTTTTTTTAAACGGTAGCTAAAACTTTATCAGAAAAGACCCATCACTCACGTCTAAAGGTAATTATGAAGGTCAACTATGGGAACTGCTCTTTTTCAAACCcctttttttagttttacaTTTATTCCGGGGTGATTTGCGTACTGAAAAAACTCAAAGCTCCAGGCAGCTGTAAATGCTTAGATTCTGCCTGTGGAACCAGAAGAGTTTTTTCCTTGCACCCAGCAGTCATCAGTAAATCTGATAAATGGTGCAGAAAGTCAGTAGTTCCCACGCCAAGTTCAGTTCACGTTGATTATGttttttccaattttttaTTGAACGCTTTTTTCTTGAAGTCGCCTTGTACTTTTCCCGGTGGTCGTTTCGTTCGTTAATATGCAAAGATTCTGTGCAGCCTGAGAGAAAAGTTTCCCAGCCCATAGACTTTCGGCGGATTATCCCAGATACTCAAGGTCTGGAATTGTCTGTTTAACCTAGACACCCACAGTTTGAATAACTAATAAGCGTGGAGAGCAACTAAATAATATATAGTTATGGGTTATTGCcgttaaataattatttcttGTCTACCAGCCTAAAAATAGTTACAACACTCTACTTAATAAACCCGGCCAGTGGGAATATCGAGCAGAAGGCTGTTAATTGTTTTGCCCCAAAGGGATACCAATTTGAAATTCATTTGGAAGAGCCAGTAAACTGTGAATCTTCAtggcaggcaggcaggcaggccTCTGAAAGGCCGTTCGCCAAAGCGCTTCCCACTGCACATGGCTAAAAAGAAATTGTGGGTTGAGTAGGGGGAGGAGGAGTTGGGG is from Drosophila suzukii chromosome 3, CBGP_Dsuzu_IsoJpt1.0, whole genome shotgun sequence and encodes:
- the Cad86C gene encoding cadherin-86C isoform X3: MYHLTILANDAYAEPGQDSRNIAGMEIVVIVQDVQDQPPVFTSAPPVTKLPPGILPGDKILQVHAEDGDKGNPREVRYGLVSENNPFTSFFDINETSGEIFLMRPLEDIAFITHVGDPVLLTVIAEEVKVGRDEPPALASTVQLAFFLPDRTNSPPYFENDHYVSRVDENAPQGTALTFVDPYVPRVYDDDTGKNGVFSLTLLNNNGTFEISPNVAERSAGFLIRVRDNSMLDYEQRHSVQFQVLAQELGPATNLSALVNVTVYINDVNDNAPVFEQPAYTVELPENMTAGTKVVQVLATDPDSGLGGKVRYTAILGYLNTSLNLDAETGLITVSTNKHGFDREVMPEYHLYVEARDMDGEGNRAQVPLILKLIDVNDETPIFDKDLYEFILTHDLMGFTTSAVIHAEDKDATAPNNEVRYEIINGNYDNQFVLDKVTGELTVREKINLRAKKNAKTRRRRQTGSDDEDTDIFILTARAYDLGVPVRFSTTTIRIYPPESRKRTVKFVVPGHNPDKAKTEETLSALSGGKVYIHNIRPLRPDEPGAKDIAAGNPGIKERSVVTATVIYDSSSVVDISEIQQRLSQHNNSYAIMPTDSSPTDTLTPLQTQYKAENKVLFWLLILLATLVALTILILLLCCICSWCPLYGAATKRIVNISRTEDDVHLVHREMANGKQTKSVQVAEWMGRRDAWSAEKPPDTRTKPTRWEFHDGREQLDEDVGRAQDIGDGRHIQSAEEQQRRVRIKNNRTAKDDLHLNFHNSRTNLINDRDVYMEDVIENRDLAEDREHITRTRVNRQEYARRKQYDSEVRHIDDDSMRRHEIDRGSDIDFNTAHNSLKSKRELFIKDGNVEILQLMTRDKTRDGLNLDDDNIYVNVPVKPAGNLSHPQLLMVDNSGKEILMRRFIEEQPDGKQIIREHYQIVPGATYIQSMPNEVQQGSTLKGDTFPLGKSGPNSIVYSQLEPEVKVIHTQPVEAGEGVPLEQQLQPAVSNQSLTHELENSLKQQNALLRQILLEKEKLENAYTQHEVALETQSLPGQSMAIGTQTDCDAGTQTEGPDAALDPEITQAKPSRRRARSENDESMSEDGYEYVRFNPPNSPEGVYWIKRRRTKKRPRQPRKRIVMVEEVKRKIRTPIKEEEEVQERKKRVPPKKPLRETKTSILRKQLSDESRKDQSRNGETQTASNRHRSDRELVMEITDSMDELASPGSHSIRKIQVEKYYKHSDADFDEDDTEYSIDSDGDEIVIRTNYPSRQQENDRYRREEKIYAEPEELAGHKRAPRKPSPTDSHPEAMPRLSRRDSSKRNSSRKQTSSEPPHNRVSISKYESTVTENGRKLMSTSTEIVGSKRSLTDRSYQSETELAGLEPEERNVPKYMEWYYNKKKSSVSGRTSTESSKSQPSSKKKVGAAEKRVSKTRITVHPKDVEDDEDPGGRYKPEPAPRKSPPKGSRMLKEDRALNKQHKPKIETDTNHPLLQHSEHRFERENALEVPAAPTKLPHYMYPETPPHAAAISKESSKSSKEPRPKPKPSPIRENEVKVSNSKIYVEQRGAGNPTQKQLNASTLEDDHDSGIAMNSLLNSLGRRNPIAEKKSVFSIAYDDVSRVKKINSGGESPQYS
- the Cad86C gene encoding cadherin-86C isoform X5 yields the protein MASTSSSQPEKNRSHVPLCRLGTEPISGTSAAEEPSGQRECYYYTPATSPHHHLYSHHHNRLKQHHRHHHHHHHHHHHHHDHRHQHQHHRNQQIQHHWPSRLGPIGPWLGAMTAYRLLTISLLIGILCPHHVQGADPKFDPTTRMRLVLVPADAQVNSVIYRLRATDEEFDYPLTFEFVGDASASTVKVESLPCTKYNSVCQANIVLQRRLEPGRYYDFQVSVKDTKGGMTTQLCSITATNFTTPHDLIFPHKPGIIMIPEDAKRGTELDYVIARKNPLFQKPVYLELWGSPLFAIRQKIVSSETTEGTVFLLGPLDFEKQAMYHLTILANDAYAEPGQDSRNIAGMEIVVIVQDVQDQPPVFTSAPPVTKLPPGILPGDKILQVHAEDGDKGNPREVRYGLVSENNPFTSFFDINETSGEIFLMRPLEDIAFITHVGDPVLLTVIAEEVKVGRDEPPALASTVQLAFFLPDRTNSPPYFENDHYVSRVDENAPQGTALTFVDPYVPRVYDDDTGKNGVFSLTLLNNNGTFEISPNVAERSAGFLIRVRDNSMLDYEQRHSVQFQVLAQELGPATNLSALVNVTVYINDVNDNAPVFEQPAYTVELPENMTAGTKVVQVLATDPDSGLGGKVRYTAILGYLNTSLNLDAETGLITVSTNKHGFDREVMPEYHLYVEARDMDGEGNRAQVPLILKLIDVNDETPIFDKDLYEFILTHDLMGFTTSAVIHAEDKDATAPNNEVRYEIINGNYDNQFVLDKVTGELTVREKINLRAKKNAKTRRRRQTGSDDEDTDIFILTARAYDLGVPVRFSTTTIRIYPPESRKRTVKFVVPGHNPDKAKTEETLSALSGGKVYIHNIRPLRPDEPGAKDIAAGNPGIKERSVVTATVIYDSSSVVDISEIQQRLSQHNNSYAIMPTDSSPTDTQYKAENKVLFWLLILLATLVALTILILLLCCICSWCPLYGAATSQSGWEDAMPGRRRNLQIPERSPPAGSSTMDVSSLTKT